In one Oryza glaberrima chromosome 2, OglaRS2, whole genome shotgun sequence genomic region, the following are encoded:
- the LOC127764820 gene encoding serine/threonine protein phosphatase 2A regulatory subunit B''beta-like — MEAADLSAAAEALALQVDLLQLPPEIPAPGAPALSVVLDRLFAHWLTLPDTVALVGCLVQKAKASGGGGGGGGGGGGGAAGAAVGPGSAMLPSMMMQGGAAVPPLSPRSPRLSRRPSGVGTGGQSNRSASPLRPTTARAVKEVIPQFYFQDGRPPTYELKKQCIAIVDQLFAGHSNGLRIQEFRLVTRELCKLPSFFTTVLFGKIDKENTGFVTRDAFIDFWLNSNMVTMDVATQVFIILKQKNQDFLTKEDFKPVLRDLLDNHPGLEFLKSTPEFQERYAETVVYRIFYCLSRIGGGHLTLRELKRGNLIDALRHADDEEDINKVLKYFSYEHFYVIYCKFWELDTDHDFFIDKENLIKYGNHALTYRIVDRIFSEVPRKFTSKVEGKMGYEDFVHFILSEEDKSSEPSQEYWFRCIDVDGNGILTHNELQFFFEEQFHRMECMAQEPVLFEDILCQLIDMIGPENETFFTLKDFRRCKLSGHFFNILFNLNKFMAFEARDPFLIRQMREEPSLTDWDRFARREYIRLAMEEDGEDASNASGDVWDESLESPF; from the exons atggaggcggcggatctgagcgccgcggcggaggcgctggcGCTGCAGGTGGACCTGCTGCAGCTGCCGCCTGAGATCCCGGCGCCCGGGGCGCCCGCGCTGAGCGTGGTGCTCGACCGGCTGTTCGCGCACTGGCTGACCCTCCCGGACACCGTCGCGCTGGTCGGGTGCCTGGTGCAGAAGGCgaaggcgagcggcgggggcgggggcgggggcgggggcgggggcggcggcgcggcgggagcCGCCGTCGGCCCCGGGTCCGCGATGCTGCCGTCGATGATGATGCAAGGGGGCGCCGCGgtgccgccgctctcgccgaGGTCGCCGCGGCTCTCCAGGAGGCCCAGCGGCGTGGGCACCGGCGGCCAGTCCAACCGCTCCGCCTCCCCGCTCCGGCCGAccaccgcccgcgccgtcaAGGAAGTCATACCCCAG TTCTACTTTCAAGATGGGCGCCCACCCACATACGAGCTGAAGAAGCAATGCATAGCGATTGTTGATCAGCTCTTCGCTGGACACTCCAATGGTCTCCGGATTCAAG AGTTTCGGCTAGTCACTAGGGAACTCTGCAAACTGCCATCATTCTTTACCACTGTTCTTTTTGGGAAGATTGATAAGGAAAACACAGGATTTGTCACAAG GGATGCCTTCATCGATTTCTGGTTAAATAGCAATATGGTGACTATGGACGTTGCAACCCAAGTATTCATAATCTTAAAGCAAAAGAATCAAGATTTTCTCACAAAG GAGGATTTCAAACCAGTTCTTCGAGACCTTCTGGATAACCATCCTGGCCTGGAGTTCCTAAAGAGCACACCTGAATTTCAAGAAAGATATG CTGAGACTGTCGTATATAGGATATTTTATTGCTTGAGTCGAATTGGAGGTGGCCATCTTACACTTAGGGAGCTAAAGCGTGGAAATCTGATTGATGCGCTGCGACATGCGGATGATGAAGAGGATAttaataaagttttaaa GTATTTCTCATATGAGCATTTTTATGTGATATATTGCAAGTTCTGGGAGCTGGACACAGACCATGATTTCTTCATTGATAAAGAAAATCTTATTAAGTATGGAAATCATGCATTGACATATAGGATTGTAGATAGAATTTTCTCAGAG GTTCCTAGGAAATTTACCAGCAAGGTTGAAGGGAAGATGGGATATGAAGATTTTGTTCATTTCATATTATCTGAAGAGGATAAGTCATCAGAACCAAGCCAGGAATATTG GTTCAGATGTATAGATGTGGATGGCAATGGCATTCTCACACATAATGAACTACAGTTCTTTTTTGAGGAGCAATTTCATCGCATGGAATGCATGGCCCAGGAACCTGTACTGTTTGAAGACATCTTGTGTCAACTAATTGATATGATTGGACCTGAG AATGAGACCTTTTTTACATTAAAAGACTTCCGAAGGTGCAAACTGTCTGGGCATTTCTTCAACATTCTCTTCAACCTGAACAAATTTATGGCCTTTGAAGCTAGAGATCCCTTCCTCATCCGCCAA ATGCGTGAAGAGCCATCATTGACAGACTGGGATCGTTTTGctcggagagagtatataagaTTGGCCATGGAAGAAGATGGTGAAGATGCTTCAAACGCAAGTGGAGATGTTTGGGATGAGTCACTTGAATCTCCTTTCTAA
- the LOC127763669 gene encoding protein GLUTAMINE DUMPER 6-like — protein MRPAGAADMAMGGIGGAAASTSSVPAMPAAVAPPPFWSTPTPYLFIGFGVVMALIAVALAVLLCTRRKDGGRGVGGEEGGDVVVPPGMMSVRVLAPLDREAPPRVVVVMAGDDSPSFLASATPLAFAAAAATGVPLAPAPKVVAPPQP, from the coding sequence ATGAGGCCGGCTGGAGCGGCTGACATGGCGATGGGCGggatcggcggcgcggcggcgtcgacgtcgtcggtgccggcgatgccggcggcggtggcgccgccgccgttctggtcgacgccgacgccgtacCTGTTCATCGGGTTCGGGGTGGTGATGGCGCTCATCGCGGTGGCGCTCGCCGTGCTGCTGTGCACGCGGCGGAAGGACGGggggcgcggcgtcggcggcgaggagggcggcgacgtcgtcgtcccGCCGGGGATGATGTCGGTGCGCGTGCTGGCGCCGCTGGACAGGGAGGCGCCGCCCAGGGTGGTGGTCgtgatggccggcgacgactcGCCGTCGTTCCTCGCCAGCGCCACCccgctcgccttcgccgccgccgccgccaccggcgtgCCACTCGCGCCAGCACCAAAGGTGGTGGCCCCGCCGCAGCCGTAA
- the LOC127764804 gene encoding basic leucine zipper 43-like, with amino-acid sequence MQHDAISNIAYHPSMDFTSFFLPQTDPYSHDLSALLDMAVVDPYISCNGSSITMIPVTEDEANAQPMNHGNDERKKRRLVSNRESARRSRVRKQRRLDELSSQVSELRDTNQRLLVELNHMISKHARIVRENSQLREEASDLQRKLSEMEMEDAEVAAAAAAAAPRTLEVA; translated from the coding sequence ATGCAGCATGATGCCATATCCAACATTGCATACCATCCTAGCATGGATTTCACAAGCTTTTTCCTGCCGCAAACCGACCCTTACTCGCATGATCTCAGTGCATTGCTGGACATGGCTGTGGTTGATCCATACATCAGCTGCAATGGCAGCAGCATCACCATGATTCCAGTGACTGAAGATGAAGCAAATGCTCAGCCGATGAACCATGGCAAtgacgagaggaagaagagaaggctGGTGTCAAACCGTGAGTCTGCAAGGAGGTCCCGGGTGAGGAAGCAGAGGCGCCTGGATGAGCTCTCATCTCAGGTTTCAGAGCTTCGAGACACCAACCAGAGGCTTCTTGTTGAGCTGAATCACATGATCTCCAAGCATGCTCGCATTGTCAGGGAGAATTCCCAGCTCAGAGAAGAAGCTTCTGACCTGCAGAGAAAGCTCAGTGAGATGGAAATGGAAGATGCTGaagtagctgctgctgctgctgctgcagcaccACGAACATTAGAagtagcttaa